The Candidatus Binatia bacterium genome segment GATTGCCAAGGAACTGGTCGCCCAAAGCGATATCGTCTGCGAGAATTTCGCCTTCGGGGTGATGGACCGCATGGGGCTGGGGTACGATGTCCTGAAGCAGATCAAGCCCGATATCATCATGATCGCGATGTCCGGCTACGGCGCCACCGGGCCGGAACGGGAGTTCGTCTCGTACGGGCCGGCGCAGGTGCCATTGGCAGGGATGTCGTCGCTCACCGGTTACGCCGGCTGGCGGCCGATGCACGTCGGTATCTCCTACGGCGATCCCACCGCCGGACTGCATGGCGCCTTTGCCGTGTTGGCGGCGCTCCTCTACCGTGCCCGCACCGGCCGCGGCCAGTTCATCGATCTGTCTCAGCAGGAGACGACGATTGCGGTGCTGCCGGAAGGCGCCATGGACTACGCTATGAATGGCACGCAGCCGCCACGCCGGGGCAACCGTGATCCAGGCATGGCCCCACACGGTGTGTTCCGTTGCGCCGGAGAGCAGCGCTGGGTGGCAATTGCGGTCCGCGACGACGCCGAATGGGTGCGCTTGGCTGGCGTCATCGGGCGTCCGGGCCTGGCGACAGATCCCAGCTATCAGGTGCTTGCCGCGCGCCAGGCGAACGAGGATCGGCTGGAGGAGATCGTGACGGAATGGACGCGGGAGCGATCGCCCGAGGAAGTCACCGACATCCTTCAGCGTGCGGGCATCCCGGCGTTCACGTCCTGCAGCAACCAAGATATTGCGGAGGATCTCCACCTCAACCAGACCGGGGCGTTCGTGCGGCTCGAGCACCCGGAGGTCGGGACGCGGCAGCACATTGGCATCCCATGGCGCATGACCGGCACCCCCTGCGCGGTGCGCCGCCCGGCACCGTGCCTGGGACAGGACAGCGACTACGTGCTGTCGCAGATACTCCACTACTCGGCAGAGAAGATCGAGCGTTTACGAACGGGCAACGTTCTCATCTGATTCCGTGAGGGAGTGAGCGTGAGCACGTTCGAAGCCATATTCGTTTCGCCGGTGGCGTGGATCGGACGCCGGTTGGAGTCCTTGCCGCAACAGCCGGTACGTCGTGCCGTGGTGTTGGTTGCTGCCGAGCGGCAAGCGCATGCTATCCGGCGCCACGTGTGTGTCGAGCGCGGACGGCCCGATCATCTCGCCGGTGTGCTGTTCTTACGCCCGGTTGAGTTCGCCCGCGAGCTGCTCGCGCGGGCGGGGCATGTCCGTACCGCTGCATGGGAAGACGTGCGCAGACTGCGCGTCCTGGAGTTGTTCGAGTCGGGAGCGCTGTCCGGCTCGCTGCGCTATTTCAGCGCCGAGCAACTGCGCTCCGGTCAGGGCTATGTCGATGCCTTCGCTCGGACCATTGCCGACCTGGAGGCCAGCGGCCTCGACCCTTCACTGGCAGTGGCGGTTGCCGATGGCCTCGCAGGGCAGGACCGCCAGGCGGCAGACCGCCTGCATGATGTCGCGGTCACCTGGAAGGCCGCCGATGCGAACAGAGGCATCGCGGCGACCGACGCGCAGGTGCTTGCCGAAGCCGCCGAGCTGGCCGTGCACCGGCCCGAACTGCTGGCCCCGTTTGGTTCCATCTTCGCCGTGCTGGCGGCATCGCCTTCGACCACGCTGTTGCGCTTTCTGCGTGCGATTCCCGCCTGTCATGTCGTGTTCCAGGAGGCGCGTCCGCTGCGTACGGGTACCCAGCGCTGGCGGCAAATGCTCCCGGTGTCTGCTGATAGCGGCCCAAGCGAGCGACGAGTGTCCGCCGATTCCGAGCTCGACCTGGTACAGAACTTCCTCTTCGCGCTCCCGGAGGTGCTGACCGATCCGCGGCGACCACGGTCCACGGGTCCCGACGGCACTGTGGACTTGGAGGAGTACCCGAGTATCGAGGATGAAATCGAGGCGGCGGCTACCTGGGTCACGGAGCAGATCGCGGCGGGCACGCCGCTCGAGCAGATCGCCCTGGTGGTTCCGGAGGTCGACGCCTACGCGCCGCTTCTCTCTGATCGCCTGGCACGCCTGACGCCCGATTCTACTCAAAACGTGATTCGGGTGTACGTGGCCGGCGGACTTGCCTTGGCGGCGTTCCCGGCGGGGATGCGCTTGCACGGTGTGCTCCAGGCCGTGGCGCGCGGACTGGAGGCCGAGGCCACCATCCGCGTCCTGCCGGCATTGCGGCGGGGTGACAGCGACGGCGGTCACGGCCGTGTCCGCCTCTCACCTTCGCGCGCCGCCGAGATCGTCTACGGCGCCGG includes the following:
- a CDS encoding CoA transferase, with product IAKELVAQSDIVCENFAFGVMDRMGLGYDVLKQIKPDIIMIAMSGYGATGPEREFVSYGPAQVPLAGMSSLTGYAGWRPMHVGISYGDPTAGLHGAFAVLAALLYRARTGRGQFIDLSQQETTIAVLPEGAMDYAMNGTQPPRRGNRDPGMAPHGVFRCAGEQRWVAIAVRDDAEWVRLAGVIGRPGLATDPSYQVLAARQANEDRLEEIVTEWTRERSPEEVTDILQRAGIPAFTSCSNQDIAEDLHLNQTGAFVRLEHPEVGTRQHIGIPWRMTGTPCAVRRPAPCLGQDSDYVLSQILHYSAEKIERLRTGNVLI